Genomic window (Zingiber officinale cultivar Zhangliang chromosome 2B, Zo_v1.1, whole genome shotgun sequence):
AATTAAGGTTTGATGATAATGAGTCATtcctgttgggatcttagatggctagaggggggggtgaatagctcctttaaaaacttaaacgaaaacttctacacagataatcgttagcacagcggaattggacaactaaaggagagaaaaacacaagcacactaacactaggatttacgaggttcggggataacttgcccctactcctcggcgtgtccgtaaggtggacgactccttgatcttcggtagatcgcaccccggataaactccggctaaagatcctccttctcggtggagtaacctctccacaaagatcacaagagtagatttgaaagtgaagcacaattacttacagagtgtggctaaaggattgaacagtttaacttacagccacgaagtagAAAAACAACGACAggaggaatcagccaagagctcaacaaaaacgcacagcctcttgcttgaacgaCAGAGAGAGTTTTTTCAGACAGTTAGCgatcctctcctcttcctccttcttatttctctgctttcttcactgcgtttgcctgcatcgaatcactgcaaaccagtagcgtatcactgtcgccaaaccaggcgtcgccaatcacgcttcttcctcatctgaactcacaccaataccatccttggtcttcactggtgtctctgagctcgaaccaataaggaagagtcaagctgatcgcaaccagtgagccaactgaacaagccagtgaacgttgacccttcttttgcacaatttgcagcgataaccagtagaaaaatcattttgttttattcctttgatagtcattgatttgaattcaaacatcaccatggtacctgcaGCCTGTAACCAAAAAAGCTCACAAGCATATGTTAGATCAGATGCATCAGAAACGAGTCAGAAATCTCAGAGAAGTAGCAGGAGACATGCGACatcactgtggatcggtcagcagaccgatccataggtttctggaccgatcaggagatcggTCCgggaagatcctgatcggtctgtggaccgatcagactatgtgtggatcggtccacagaccgttcCACGCTTTCTCAGCGTTTCTGATcacttctttctgatcggtctgtagaccgatcagataacccacagaatgcttctgtgtggttactgatcgatccacagaccgatcagttaacccacagaaagcttctgtgtggatcctgatcggtcaccagaccgatcagatagcccacagaaagtctgtgtggttactgatcggtcacccgaccgatcagtgatcttggagtatcactggatcggtctgcagaccgatccagacgaccaaggtatcactggatcggtctgcagaccgatccaatgctacCGAGTGAGTTTTGCAGCTTTCCAGCCCGAAACCCTGAGGTCTTCCTGGTCCCGAGatcgagctatcgagccctctctgacctagtccggagaacgagctaccgagccctctctgacctcatccggtccagagaacgagctaccgagccctctctgacttcgtccggtccagagaacgagctaccgagccctctctaaccattctgtgccaagtcaccatacttggacttttcccgtgccaagctccctgcttggactttttaccagatgtctggtcaaccttgacccatctggatttcccttgcctggcttcactcaccaggactttccctcccaactgatcaacctcgatcagtagtcattctgagttaaattaatatctgatacaaacttaaactagtgtcaacatcaaaacaacagccaagtCAAACTGTATTAACAATTCCAATATCAATAGCAGAAACTCATCATCTTCATTTAGCTTCTTCAATAGCTGTGCTTTTGACAGAAGGGCATACATTCCTGTAGTAACTGCATGCTTTCCATACTGCCCAACCATGGTGAGCAACAAACACCTTTGCATATGCTACAATGGCAGGGTCCCTTAGGAATTTTCACTGTGTTGGcaacgaacaaaatgaaaaagaattaaaaCACTGGGTGTCGACATCTGTAATAGTTCATTATCTAAACGATCTTCAATTTAATACATACTAAATCAACTGTTTTGGGGGAGGAGTTTGCAAAGATTTACTAATATTTACAGTAACTGAAGTTTGAAAACCAATTCTACAAATTTTAGAATCATTTCCATTTTCTGACAAATGAGATGAAGTTTATTGTTCAACCGGCAAAACAGAACATATTGTTGGAAACCAAACAATATGTAGCCGGAGATTTACAGgaaattagctgaatttaaatactcgaattaaattcagctcacagttaagatgacctgagcagataatctcaagctgcTAGTAGGGGCTGGTTTTCTGACCTCAGAGTCTGAGCAATCAAAGCGTCCGAGCAGACTGAAGGATAAACAGGTAGAGCGAGAGACCGGTCGGGCAGATCAGAAGGGCGAGTGGCCGACCCAGCAGATGAAGACTCCAACCGAGAGGACAGACAGAGCAACGGACCGAGGACTGCGatcgacgcagtttccttgaaacagattcgtcccacctccggctgtgcttcgaggttttctcggtcgtctgtttcccatgaTACAACGACAAAACCACGAACGCAACCAAGCACTAGTTGTTCGTGGCGAAttgagaatgcacctgagtgtaatcacaagtagtttagccgagcggatgcacgactgagagaaaagaatcggggaatgaaggtggaggaattctcttgTTTTTGCTTAATTAAAACTCACATGCTTAATATAGATGCTTAATATAAGATTTAATTAAAACTCACATGCTTAATATAGATGAAGAAAATTATAAAGAAGCCCTTAAAGCCTCATTCAAGGTCTCTGTTCCTCTTTAAACATGTAAGTTCTTAGTGACTTACATCTATTCTTTGGGGGCAGCTTTGGGAGCGACTTCGGCAGTAGTGATCACCCTCATGAGTAGTGGTGGTGGCAGAGGCAATACTCTTCGTGGCAACTCGATTGGTGTAGACGAAGACTTTGGGGGCTTCGGTCCGTTGAAGGTCTCATGAGAGGACGTGATCGGTGGTTGAGCGGATGGTTGGAGTGAATGCAAGAGGGAGGAAGCACAACCAAACGTCATCATCAAAACCATCACCACAAGAGCCATTGTCGAAGATGAAGATTACTAGTAAATGGGAGGAGCTTATAAAAGAGAAGAGGAGGAGCAACATATGTGAGTTGGAGCCGGCAGCCATATGAACCGACGTCGGCAACTTCCATGTGAACAATTACCCTCGCAACAAAAGACAGGGACATCCTACATATGACAAAACCTGTTAGGTTGAAATGAGGAGCTAAACATTAATAaagattaaaaatattaaatatgtaTAATATGTTTAATATTAAACCTATTACAtatgtaaaataatttaaatttgaatgaaaatagaaataaatgtattttcaagaaaaaaaatcaaaaaataaatattatgatTGTTGGacggaaaataaataaatatttttttttgtgtacaatatgatatcaaaattaaaataattttgtatttaatattaaatgGTCATAATTATTGGGTTGGAGAGATGAATAGATCTGatgttaaattaaaatatttttgaaagttagCTTGATGGACTAGTACACTTTGTTTAAATCTTGGATGATActatcaaaaattaaataaaaattccaTTTCAATTAACGTGAGCCTCAAATCTTTGAGGCTAATGGTCAATTTGTTTTGATCAATTTGTTTTAAGTGCTAATTTCAAATAATAAACTCATATGGGTTAAAACTAACGATCCAGAATGATGTCTATCATTTATCTAGCTTCGTATAAAGATAGAGTCTCTCCTATGTGAACAAACGTTTCACAAGTAAACTCATGCAGCTCAAGACAATGTGTATCAACAAACGTTCCTTTAGCCAAGATCTAGCACCAGGATGCGCCTGTCCTCACCAATCTATCGCCATTTTGTCTCGAGTTATATAGCTCTTCAACGTACATGATGACAGGACCTGAGCTTCTGATGTAGGTTTGCATGTAAGTCATTACTGATGCCTCTGCGATCATTCAACAACTAGTTAGCCAAAATTCTTCTGTGAGTGAAATTTCAATGTTCTGATCTTAAGCATAGCTAGATCTACGATGTACACActatttttaaaaacaattttaagtgTATGGATTGCTGATACACTGCCTCATGTTTACTTTTATGTTTACCCTAGAACTGTGTCTTATTCGTCATCCATTTTGACAGTTAAGGTTTGATGACAATGAGTCATTCCAATATCAATAGTAGAAACTCACCGTGTTTATTTAGCTTCTTCAATAGCTGTGCTTTTGACAAAGGGCATACATTCTTGCAGCAACTGCAAGTTTTCCGTACTGCCCAACCATGGTGAGCAGCAAACACCTTTGCATATGCTACAGTTGCGGGGTCCCTCGGGGAATTTTCACTGTGTTGGCAAAGAACAAAGTGAAAAAGAATTAAAACACTTGCTGCCGACATCTGTAATAGTTTATTATCTAAACGATCTTCAATTTAATACATACTAAATCAACTATTTTGAAGGAGGAGTTTGCAAAGGTCTACTAATATTTACCATAACTGAAGTTTGAAAACCAATCCTGCAAATTTTAGAATCATTTGCATTTTCTGACAATGAGATGAAGTTTATTGTTCAACCGGCAAAAGAGAACATATTAACAAGATGAAACACACAAATGCAGCAACAAAACTACAAGAGGAAATACATACTAAATGTCAACTTAGGTTTCGGCAGAGATATTTATCTGATCAATTTTGAAGAAGCCAAACATAATGTTCTTAAGAAACCAGGGTGTGCAAAGAAACACCTGAATGCATACTGAATAGGAAATGAATTGTTTCAGATGATCCGAAAAGTACATTTTGGAATTCTAATACTACGGACTTAATTCAATGACTAAAAACTGATATTTAATTTCATCATTTTAATGGTTTGTTTGAAAACATGAAAGCAACtttgtattattattataaatagtttaCAGGTAATTTCTGAACCCCTCAAAAATGCAATCTTGGTACTTAATTGCCatacttttataaattttaagatGGATGGTTAGTCTACCCATTAAAAATATGGCTTGAAATGCTCAGAAAACCATATTAGTTTATATTTCAAATTGGCAAATCCTTAACTACATGTAAGAATGATTTATGATGGACATCATTATTTCGGTTAGTTACTAATGGATTTGATTTGAACATTCTTGTTGATTGTCATTCTTTCTTTGAAGCATAAGTAATCATTGTAATGTGTttgaattttgtttaagcatgaTTTGAACTTGTTGGCAAACTTATGAAGAATAATCTAATAATGCgttcaaatattttaaagtatagcCGAAGCTAATTGGAATACAAAACTTTAGCCATCCTTTTATTTTGTCATCATATAATGTTTAACATGCATATTACAAATGGAAAAGAAAGGTATGAGTTTATGTCCATACTCTTTTTCAAGAATATGCTCAAACAACACCTTGACCATGTCAAGTCCACGCTTAACTCTAAGTAGATTACGTGAATGGCTGCCACCTTGTTTCACACGATCCTGTTGAATATCTAACTCAAGCAAATTGTTTAAAGTTGAGATTGATTTCGATGTTTCATATAAATCTTCAGAATAGGGTAAAACCTCATGATAAGTGTGCGCATAAGCATAGATAACGCTTGGACTTGGTTATGGAGGTTTCCTTTCTCCTCAATGCATGGCTTTCTAAGCCAAAGCTAATGCAATTGAAAATGGGATTAAACTAGAGATGAGACCAGTGTTGTCTCTTGCCAAAGTATTCAGGTGAAATGAAGCTGGTCACATCAACATGATGAAACTTGGTCTGGAAAAACTCTTAAGATATAGTTTGTCTTCTTCAATGgaagaaataataaaaattcaTCTGGTAAATACATCTCATAAGAACATGCTTTTTCGTCTTCAATACATGTTGCCCATAAATATATGGAGTCGGCATTCAATGTCCAAACTCTCTCAATATGTCATTTTGCATTGCACCTTGTGCAACAACAACACAAGCACCAAGCTGCAAAGTAATTAAAGTACAGGAAGCAATGAGCATATTATCAGTATAGGTATTaaagtgttttcaaaaataataaaaatgtaagTTGTCTATAAAATTATCTATCCAATGCATTATCATCAATCTATTAAATATCACAAGGTAAACACACAGAAACAATAATGAATCATGAAGTCACCAAGGAAGGAGTATATAACAAGTCCTCTTGATTGCCTAGCAAGCCTTTGAATCATTGATTCTGTTGTGACTAACCACATGCTCAGTGTAGAAACTGCTAGATTGTCATCCATCATGTTTTtatctttgtttttcttcttaaaagttcttaaagatgTTTTATCTTTGTTTTGGACAATCACGCTGGTCTATTGCCTAACGACAAGATGGTGATTGACACATGAGATGGTGATCAACACAGTGTGAGAGTGGTAATCTACACAACGTCTAGATCTTTTCCAAATTCAAGCATAACCATTGACTTCTAGATCTTTTCcttgtaaaaattcaaaaattaatatcTAGTTTAAAGTTGTCTTAATGTACTATAGCATAAATCTTGTCAATTAGCTAAGCAGAGTTGAAGGTACATAATGACACTTAAAAAGTCTTAAGTCATGTTGAGAGGGATGTCTGGAAATACTAGGATAAAATAAAGACTTATATACTAATATTGAAGAGCAATTAGGTGCAGTTTTCAATTGATGAAAAATGAGTAAATGGCTATTTTAATGCTAGGTAAGGATGGAGAAAGACTAACAATAGCCAGTGCTCACTTTGGAACTTGAATCACAATTTCACACCACATGATCAGCCAAGTCTCCAAATTAACTCTTACAAAAAGAGTATGACGTAGATTCATATAAATAGGTAATTTAGCTGAGTCTCCAAATTAACTCTTACAAACTTTGATAACCTATCATCTAAATATAAAGTTTTACCTACATAAAATTCCATTAAAAGTATATTTAACCTCATCCTAACAGATTCTAATTTCATTATCCATGACCACTTAGATTTTTACCATTTTCTTAAAATAAGATAATGGAGAAAGAAGCATCTTATCATTTTCATTGGTTGAAAGTTCACTATCAAATATCCTTcaagcagagaagccttttatagcAGTTTAAGCACTATATTACAATGTAAAAAACAATAAGAATATCGTTTTCAAGTGTTGTGTTAAACTACTGAAATCAGGCTCCGGGTACCTGGgtgtagataaaactttatccacaccgCAACGGATCGCAACGGCCTGGTCGGGATAGACTTTgttggtccgagcgcctggaatggTTCCCGGTGCCCAGACCGTGCTAACTCAGCCCCTTGCTTAACGAGGGCGCTCGCCGACCTCAGAGCACCtagggggtccgggcgcctggactaggtccgggcgcccggacagtcAACAACTTGTTGACTATTCGGTTTCTCCCCATTCCgattccgttcgcttgggtgattttagccaTCTAAAATAATGCTCACTCGATCTCAttttccagccttctcgagcaatcctTCTGCTTTAggctctcgtctctcggaaacaccgcgcgcttccttctcatccgccagtgtactcttccacagcgcctggTCTCTCAGACGTATCAATCGCGTTGACTATCTCTCGTACCGCCAGTGTCTTTCGCTCTTAAGTTctttcacacttagacacagggatcaaaccacaacatgacctaacttgacttggttgatcacataaaactaccacgggatacttataatctccccctttttatgtGAACAAATCAAGTTAGAGTAAACTAGACATAAAAGACTTGGAAAAGAATTTTCGAAAATCAGATTTTTTTGTGATTTATAAACTAGTTTTTgaagaaagaattttaaaaatatattgtcattgaaaaattttaaaaatatttataacagTAAAACATTCTTATCCAAgatagtgataaaattttcacgaaattatgaaatttgatttaagcaataataaataattttcgatataaattaatatttatttaaaaaaatacttaaaaataatttccaagcTCAAAATATCgtaaaattttttttgagaatATAATAGagcacataaaaaataaattttcaaaaatttgtaatatTAAAAGTTAgcatttagataaataattcatataaaattcaataacggtctaaagatttcaaaaatatttcatagaaaaataatttttttcaaaaactctacaaaatatttttaaataaaaaaatataatttttgttaaaaaatttataaaaaataatttaatggtcaaaaaattatgaaaattttttcTATGATAGATAACATGATAAGTTTtcacagaaaaataaattttgcaaaaatcACGTCGCAAAAtatcattaaataaaaatatataaattttgttaacaaattcataaaaaataagaaacggtcgaaaaaatttaaaattttctacaaATAGGAAATGAAATCatctttcttagaaaaattaATCTCTAATTAATTTCGAATAGAAATATTACGACACAAATTTTTGCTCAGATATCTGtgattattgtttttttttccccCACTAGTCCAGCAACCCCAGTAGATATATCCGAGATATCAACCATAATCGTATT
Coding sequences:
- the LOC122048048 gene encoding accelerated cell death 11-like, with translation MLIASCTLITLQLGACVVVAQDLYETSKSISTLNNLLELDIQQDRVKQGGSHSRNLLRVKRGLDMVKVLFEHILEKDENSPRDPATVAYAKVFAAHHGWAVRKTCSCCKNVCPLSKAQLLKKLNKHEASVMTYMQTYIRSSGPVIMYVEELYNSRQNGDRLVRTGASWC